A window of Hippoglossus stenolepis isolate QCI-W04-F060 chromosome 16, HSTE1.2, whole genome shotgun sequence contains these coding sequences:
- the LOC118123064 gene encoding ketosamine-3-kinase isoform X2: MEAKLKKELGTAMLKSTGHSGGGCISEGQSYDTDTGRVFVKINHKSEAKQMFDGEMASLEAILKTDTIKVPKSVKVIELDTGGCVFVMEHLDMRGLNKYSKHLGEQLADLHLHNKRLMETFEKEQQTVGKGAGQSDVAVVGKFGFSVPTCCGYLPQRNEWQDDWVTFFSQQRLQHQLNMVENSHGDREARELWAKLQLKIPQFFTDVEIVPALLHGDLWGGNVSECTDGPVIFDPASFYGHSEFELGIAGMFGGFNRSFYSAYHEKIPKAPGFAERNQLYQLYHYLNHWNHFGGGYRGSSIGIMKNLMK; the protein is encoded by the exons ATGGAAGCTAAACTAAAGAAGGAGTTGGGGACAGCCATGCTGAAGTCTACCGGTCACTCAGGAGGTGGATGTATCAGCGAGGGACAGAGTTATGATACAGACACTGGGAGAGTGTTTGTGAAGATCAATCACAAGAGCGAG GCTAAACAGATGTTTGATGGAGAGATGGCCAGTTTGGAAGCCATTTTAAAGACGGACACTATCAAAGTCCCCAAATCTGTGAAGGTGATCGAGCTCGACACAGggggatgtgtgtttgtgatggagCATCTGGACATGAGAGGTCTGAACAA GTACTCAAAGCACCTGGGAGAGCAGCTGGCCGATCTGCATCTTCACAACAAGAGACTGATGGAAACATTTgagaaagagcagcagacagTGG GGAAAGGAGCTGGGCAGTCAGATGTGGCTGTTGTTGGGAAATTTGGCTTTAGTGTACCTACATGCTGTGGATATCTAccacag aGAAACGAGTGGCAGGATGACTGGGTGACATTTTTCTCCCAGCAGCGGCTGCAGCACCAGCTAAACATGGTGGAGAATTCTCATGGAGACAGGGAGGCCAGAGAGCTGTGGGCCAAGCTACAG CTGAAGATCCCTCAGTTTTTCACGGATGTGGAGATTGTCCCTGCTCTCCTCCATGGAGATCTATGGGGAGGCAATGTGTCAGAGTGTACAGATGGCCCAGTCATCTTTGACCCTGCTTCCTTCTATGGACATTCAGAGTTTGAGCTGGGTATCGCTGGAATGTTCGGTGGCTTCAACAGATCTTTTTACTCTGCTTACCATGAAAAGATTCCTAAAGCGCCCGGCTTTGCAGAGAGAAACCAGCTTTACCAACTCTACCACTATCTGAATCACTGGAACCACTTCGGTGGTGGCTACAGAGGCTCCTCAATAGGAATTATGAAGAACTTAATGAAGTAA
- the LOC118123064 gene encoding ketosamine-3-kinase isoform X3, translated as MEAKLKKELGTAMLKSTGHSGGGCISEGQSYDTDTGRVFVKINHKSEAKQMFDGEMASLEAILKTDTIKVPKSVKVIELDTGGCVFVMEHLDMRGLNKYSKHLGEQLADLHLHNKRLMETFEKEQQTRNEWQDDWVTFFSQQRLQHQLNMVENSHGDREARELWAKLQLKIPQFFTDVEIVPALLHGDLWGGNVSECTDGPVIFDPASFYGHSEFELGIAGMFGGFNRSFYSAYHEKIPKAPGFAERNQLYQLYHYLNHWNHFGGGYRGSSIGIMKNLMK; from the exons ATGGAAGCTAAACTAAAGAAGGAGTTGGGGACAGCCATGCTGAAGTCTACCGGTCACTCAGGAGGTGGATGTATCAGCGAGGGACAGAGTTATGATACAGACACTGGGAGAGTGTTTGTGAAGATCAATCACAAGAGCGAG GCTAAACAGATGTTTGATGGAGAGATGGCCAGTTTGGAAGCCATTTTAAAGACGGACACTATCAAAGTCCCCAAATCTGTGAAGGTGATCGAGCTCGACACAGggggatgtgtgtttgtgatggagCATCTGGACATGAGAGGTCTGAACAA GTACTCAAAGCACCTGGGAGAGCAGCTGGCCGATCTGCATCTTCACAACAAGAGACTGATGGAAACATTTgagaaagagcagcagaca aGAAACGAGTGGCAGGATGACTGGGTGACATTTTTCTCCCAGCAGCGGCTGCAGCACCAGCTAAACATGGTGGAGAATTCTCATGGAGACAGGGAGGCCAGAGAGCTGTGGGCCAAGCTACAG CTGAAGATCCCTCAGTTTTTCACGGATGTGGAGATTGTCCCTGCTCTCCTCCATGGAGATCTATGGGGAGGCAATGTGTCAGAGTGTACAGATGGCCCAGTCATCTTTGACCCTGCTTCCTTCTATGGACATTCAGAGTTTGAGCTGGGTATCGCTGGAATGTTCGGTGGCTTCAACAGATCTTTTTACTCTGCTTACCATGAAAAGATTCCTAAAGCGCCCGGCTTTGCAGAGAGAAACCAGCTTTACCAACTCTACCACTATCTGAATCACTGGAACCACTTCGGTGGTGGCTACAGAGGCTCCTCAATAGGAATTATGAAGAACTTAATGAAGTAA
- the LOC118123064 gene encoding ketosamine-3-kinase isoform X1, producing MEAKLKKELGTAMLKSTGHSGGGCISEGQSYDTDTGRVFVKINHKSEAKQMFDGEMASLEAILKTDTIKVPKSVKVIELDTGGCVFVMEHLDMRGLNKYSKHLGEQLADLHLHNKRLMETFEKEQQTVGKGAGQSDVAVVGKFGFSVPTCCGYLPQVKKIYCICILGETGLYYGCLVFKSLLFLIFSSLQRNEWQDDWVTFFSQQRLQHQLNMVENSHGDREARELWAKLQLKIPQFFTDVEIVPALLHGDLWGGNVSECTDGPVIFDPASFYGHSEFELGIAGMFGGFNRSFYSAYHEKIPKAPGFAERNQLYQLYHYLNHWNHFGGGYRGSSIGIMKNLMK from the exons ATGGAAGCTAAACTAAAGAAGGAGTTGGGGACAGCCATGCTGAAGTCTACCGGTCACTCAGGAGGTGGATGTATCAGCGAGGGACAGAGTTATGATACAGACACTGGGAGAGTGTTTGTGAAGATCAATCACAAGAGCGAG GCTAAACAGATGTTTGATGGAGAGATGGCCAGTTTGGAAGCCATTTTAAAGACGGACACTATCAAAGTCCCCAAATCTGTGAAGGTGATCGAGCTCGACACAGggggatgtgtgtttgtgatggagCATCTGGACATGAGAGGTCTGAACAA GTACTCAAAGCACCTGGGAGAGCAGCTGGCCGATCTGCATCTTCACAACAAGAGACTGATGGAAACATTTgagaaagagcagcagacagTGG GGAAAGGAGCTGGGCAGTCAGATGTGGCTGTTGTTGGGAAATTTGGCTTTAGTGTACCTACATGCTGTGGATATCTAccacaggtaaaaaaaatatattgtatctGTATACTAGGTGAAACTGGACTGTATTACGGGTGCCTGGTCTTTAagtcacttttgtttttgattttctcctccctccagaGAAACGAGTGGCAGGATGACTGGGTGACATTTTTCTCCCAGCAGCGGCTGCAGCACCAGCTAAACATGGTGGAGAATTCTCATGGAGACAGGGAGGCCAGAGAGCTGTGGGCCAAGCTACAG CTGAAGATCCCTCAGTTTTTCACGGATGTGGAGATTGTCCCTGCTCTCCTCCATGGAGATCTATGGGGAGGCAATGTGTCAGAGTGTACAGATGGCCCAGTCATCTTTGACCCTGCTTCCTTCTATGGACATTCAGAGTTTGAGCTGGGTATCGCTGGAATGTTCGGTGGCTTCAACAGATCTTTTTACTCTGCTTACCATGAAAAGATTCCTAAAGCGCCCGGCTTTGCAGAGAGAAACCAGCTTTACCAACTCTACCACTATCTGAATCACTGGAACCACTTCGGTGGTGGCTACAGAGGCTCCTCAATAGGAATTATGAAGAACTTAATGAAGTAA
- the arl16 gene encoding ADP-ribosylation factor-like protein 16 isoform X1 encodes MLSSSLLCSCCWRREMTRNDACLLLGATGVGKTLLMKRLQKFGSHGSGELQTTPSTLPTVGTNLTDLTLKRRKVTVRELGGCMGPIWPSYFKDCSSVIFMVDSANIAQVSSSCIQLLSVLSAEPLHSASVLILFNKRDMPCTMSLTEIKSLFRMDDIIASAPQPITTLELSACSGQGLKEVLSWLESITVK; translated from the exons ATGCTATCGTCGTCGCTgctgtgctcctgctgctggaggagagaaatgacCAGGAATGACGCGTGCTTGCTTCTCGGAGCCACCGGCGTCGGGAAAACGTTGTTGATGAAACGTCTCCAAA AGTTTGGTTCGCATGGATCGGGTGAACTGCAGACAACTCCTTCTACCCTGCCTACA GTGGGAACCAACCTGACAGACCTGAcactgaagaggaggaaggtgactgTGAGAGAGCTGGGAGGCTGCATGGGCCCCATATGGCCCAGTTACTTCAAAGACTGCTCCTCTGTCATT TTCATGGTGGACTCTGCCAACATTGCTCAGGTATCCTCCTCCTGTATCCAGCTGCTGTCGGTACTCTCTGCTGAGCCTCTGCACAGTGCCTCTGTGCTGATTCTCTTCAACAAGAG GGACATGCCCTGCACCATGAGTCTTACAGAGATAAAGTCACTGTTTAGAATGGATGACATCATTGCATCTGctcctcagccaatcacaacacTGGAGCTCAGTGCCTGCTCTGGACAGGGACTTAAGGAGGTGCTCAGTTGGCTGGAGTCCATCACAGTCAAGTGA
- the arl16 gene encoding ADP-ribosylation factor-like protein 16 isoform X2, giving the protein MGPIWPSYFKDCSSVIFMVDSANIAQVSSSCIQLLSVLSAEPLHSASVLILFNKRDMPCTMSLTEIKSLFRMDDIIASAPQPITTLELSACSGQGLKEVLSWLESITVK; this is encoded by the exons ATGGGCCCCATATGGCCCAGTTACTTCAAAGACTGCTCCTCTGTCATT TTCATGGTGGACTCTGCCAACATTGCTCAGGTATCCTCCTCCTGTATCCAGCTGCTGTCGGTACTCTCTGCTGAGCCTCTGCACAGTGCCTCTGTGCTGATTCTCTTCAACAAGAG GGACATGCCCTGCACCATGAGTCTTACAGAGATAAAGTCACTGTTTAGAATGGATGACATCATTGCATCTGctcctcagccaatcacaacacTGGAGCTCAGTGCCTGCTCTGGACAGGGACTTAAGGAGGTGCTCAGTTGGCTGGAGTCCATCACAGTCAAGTGA
- the epn3a gene encoding epsin-3 isoform X2, producing the protein MQTSSLRRQMKNMVNNYTEAEIKVREATSNDHWGPPSSLMSEIASLTFNVVAFTEVMGMIWRRLNDHGKNWRHVYKALTLLDYLIKTGSERVAVECRENIYTIHTLRDFQYIDRDGRDQGINVREKAKQLVALLRDEEKLNKERSQALKTKTRIAGGTSSLSSGSLPPPYPGHRSSQGGSSGVQGDEFQRCRGSPSSFNSSSSSPQLAPDMEQARPVTSGEEELQLKLALAMSREECEKPVQCAPVNQDMDEDTQMQLALSLSKEEHQQEQLSRQGDESMLRKALEESKRQMESKGGTAFMDLVDVFAVPSDPPSTDHRWTSAAQQAATARPAGMDPWDSQQPNTSRGASPWMVPLPSSSPPPPWEPPADPWDGPPNVSDLTATGPAWASPANTASLRVDPFSARLEGTALEGAVRDAFPRTGSPSDGDLFDEAMDGGLMNVNGRGESSPELFDLSHLGESLGAPSPRTCRTPESFLDPTAASLVNLDTLIPVNPQAKNPFLSGLSAASANNPFQTEQPKVTLNQMGSASSAPHSSLPYSASLPLPMSHQPASLPSSLTHPTQPGLVLPGNLPEPLLPFSSASAQGSQASQSSQNPFL; encoded by the exons ATGCAGACCTCGTCGCTTCGCCGGCAGATGAAAAACATGGTCAACAACTACACGGAGGCTGAGATCAAGGTCCGAGAGGCCACCTCCAACGACCACTGGGGTCCTCCCAGCTCGCTCATGTCTGAAATCGCAAGCCTGACCTTCAACGTGGTGGCCTTCACTGAGGTCATGGGCATGATCTGGAGGCGGCTAAACGACCACGGTAAAAACTGGCGCCATGTTTATAAGGCACTGACCCTGCTGGACTACCTGATTAAAACCGGCTCGGAGCGAGTGGCCGTGGAGTGCCGCGAGAACATATACACCATCCACACTCTGAGAGACTTCCAGTACATTGATCGGGACGGACGCGACCAGGGCATCAACGTCCGGGAGAAGGCCAAGCAACTGGTGGCCCTGCTGAGGGACGAGGAGAAGCTGAATAAGGAAAGAAGCCAGGCGCTGAAGACCAAGACACGCATAGCAGGTGGCACCAGTAGTTTAAGTTCTGGATCCTTGCCGCCTCCATACCCAGGACACCGCAGCAGCCAGGGTGGCTCGTCGGGGGTCCAAGGGGATGAGTTCCAGAGGTGCAGGGGCTCACCATCATCCTTTAACT cttcctcttcctctcctcaaCTTGCTCCAGACATGGAGCAAGCTCGGCCCGTGACCagtggagaagaggagctgcagctgaagctgGCCCTGGCTATGAGCCGAGAAGAATGTGAAAAG CCTGTCCAATGTGCACCTGTCAACCAGGATATGGATGAGGACACCCAGATGCAGTTGGCCCTGAGCCTAAGCAAGGAGGAGCACCAGCAG GAACAACTCAGTCGCCAAGGAGACGAGTCGATGCTCCGGAAAGCTTTGGAGGAGAGCAAACGGCAGATGGAGTCTAAAGGCGGG ACCGCCTTCATGGACCTAGTAGATGTTTTCGCGGTGCCCTCAGATCCGCCTTCTACTGACCATCGCTGGACCAGTGCCGCACAGCAGGCAGCAACAGCCCGACCGGCGGGCATGGATCCCTGGGACTCGCAGCAGCCTAACACCTCGAGAGGAGCTTCTCCGTGGATGGTACCACTACCCTCCAGCAGCCCTCCCCCACCATGGGAGCCCCCGGCTGACCCCTGGGATGGCCCGCCAAACGTCTCCGACCTAACCGCCACAGGCCCTGCATGGGCCTCACCTGCAAACACAG CCTCCTTGAGAGTTGATCCATTTTCAGCCCGATTAGAGGGAACGGCACTTGAAGGAGCCGTCAGAGACGCTTTTCCCCGAACTGGAAGCCCCTCAG ATGGGGATCTGTTTGATGAGGCCATGGATGGGGGTCTGATGAATGTCAACGGCCGAGGGGAGAGCAGTCCTGAGCTCTTTGACCTGTCACATCTCGGGGAAAGCCTGGGTGCCCCCAGCCCTCGCACATGCCGGACACCTGAGTCCTTCCTGGACCCCACAGCAGCATCCTTGGTGAACCTGGACACCTTGATTCCAGTAAATCCCCAAGCCAAGAACCCCTTTTTATCAG GCCTGAGTGCGGCTTCAGCAAACAATCCATTCCAAACCGAGCAGCCCAAAGTAACTCTGAATCAAATGGGCTCCGCCTCTTCGGCTCCTCACAGTTCTCTTCCATACAGTGCCTCCTTGCCTCTGCCCATGAGCCACCAGCCTGCCAGCCTCCCTTCGTCACTCACTCACCCCACGCAGCCCGGCCTGGTCCTGCCAGGGAACCTCCCTGAGCCCTTGCTGCCCTTCTCTTCCGCCAGCGCTCAGGGATCGCAGGCTTCACAGAGCAGTCAGAACCCTTTCTTATGA
- the epn3a gene encoding epsin-3 isoform X1, protein MQTSSLRRQMKNMVNNYTEAEIKVREATSNDHWGPPSSLMSEIASLTFNVVAFTEVMGMIWRRLNDHGKNWRHVYKALTLLDYLIKTGSERVAVECRENIYTIHTLRDFQYIDRDGRDQGINVREKAKQLVALLRDEEKLNKERSQALKTKTRIAGGTSSLSSGSLPPPYPGHRSSQGGSSGVQGDEFQRCRGSPSSFNSSSSSPQLAPDMEQARPVTSGEEELQLKLALAMSREECEKPTPPVDIDEQTQLQIAMSLSKEESKQPVQCAPVNQDMDEDTQMQLALSLSKEEHQQEQLSRQGDESMLRKALEESKRQMESKGGTAFMDLVDVFAVPSDPPSTDHRWTSAAQQAATARPAGMDPWDSQQPNTSRGASPWMVPLPSSSPPPPWEPPADPWDGPPNVSDLTATGPAWASPANTASLRVDPFSARLEGTALEGAVRDAFPRTGSPSDGDLFDEAMDGGLMNVNGRGESSPELFDLSHLGESLGAPSPRTCRTPESFLDPTAASLVNLDTLIPVNPQAKNPFLSGLSAASANNPFQTEQPKVTLNQMGSASSAPHSSLPYSASLPLPMSHQPASLPSSLTHPTQPGLVLPGNLPEPLLPFSSASAQGSQASQSSQNPFL, encoded by the exons ATGCAGACCTCGTCGCTTCGCCGGCAGATGAAAAACATGGTCAACAACTACACGGAGGCTGAGATCAAGGTCCGAGAGGCCACCTCCAACGACCACTGGGGTCCTCCCAGCTCGCTCATGTCTGAAATCGCAAGCCTGACCTTCAACGTGGTGGCCTTCACTGAGGTCATGGGCATGATCTGGAGGCGGCTAAACGACCACGGTAAAAACTGGCGCCATGTTTATAAGGCACTGACCCTGCTGGACTACCTGATTAAAACCGGCTCGGAGCGAGTGGCCGTGGAGTGCCGCGAGAACATATACACCATCCACACTCTGAGAGACTTCCAGTACATTGATCGGGACGGACGCGACCAGGGCATCAACGTCCGGGAGAAGGCCAAGCAACTGGTGGCCCTGCTGAGGGACGAGGAGAAGCTGAATAAGGAAAGAAGCCAGGCGCTGAAGACCAAGACACGCATAGCAGGTGGCACCAGTAGTTTAAGTTCTGGATCCTTGCCGCCTCCATACCCAGGACACCGCAGCAGCCAGGGTGGCTCGTCGGGGGTCCAAGGGGATGAGTTCCAGAGGTGCAGGGGCTCACCATCATCCTTTAACT cttcctcttcctctcctcaaCTTGCTCCAGACATGGAGCAAGCTCGGCCCGTGACCagtggagaagaggagctgcagctgaagctgGCCCTGGCTATGAGCCGAGAAGAATGTGAAAAG CCCACTCCCCCTGTGGACATTGATGAACAGACCCAGCTCCAGATCGCTATGAGTCTCAGCAAGGAGGAGTCAAAGCAG CCTGTCCAATGTGCACCTGTCAACCAGGATATGGATGAGGACACCCAGATGCAGTTGGCCCTGAGCCTAAGCAAGGAGGAGCACCAGCAG GAACAACTCAGTCGCCAAGGAGACGAGTCGATGCTCCGGAAAGCTTTGGAGGAGAGCAAACGGCAGATGGAGTCTAAAGGCGGG ACCGCCTTCATGGACCTAGTAGATGTTTTCGCGGTGCCCTCAGATCCGCCTTCTACTGACCATCGCTGGACCAGTGCCGCACAGCAGGCAGCAACAGCCCGACCGGCGGGCATGGATCCCTGGGACTCGCAGCAGCCTAACACCTCGAGAGGAGCTTCTCCGTGGATGGTACCACTACCCTCCAGCAGCCCTCCCCCACCATGGGAGCCCCCGGCTGACCCCTGGGATGGCCCGCCAAACGTCTCCGACCTAACCGCCACAGGCCCTGCATGGGCCTCACCTGCAAACACAG CCTCCTTGAGAGTTGATCCATTTTCAGCCCGATTAGAGGGAACGGCACTTGAAGGAGCCGTCAGAGACGCTTTTCCCCGAACTGGAAGCCCCTCAG ATGGGGATCTGTTTGATGAGGCCATGGATGGGGGTCTGATGAATGTCAACGGCCGAGGGGAGAGCAGTCCTGAGCTCTTTGACCTGTCACATCTCGGGGAAAGCCTGGGTGCCCCCAGCCCTCGCACATGCCGGACACCTGAGTCCTTCCTGGACCCCACAGCAGCATCCTTGGTGAACCTGGACACCTTGATTCCAGTAAATCCCCAAGCCAAGAACCCCTTTTTATCAG GCCTGAGTGCGGCTTCAGCAAACAATCCATTCCAAACCGAGCAGCCCAAAGTAACTCTGAATCAAATGGGCTCCGCCTCTTCGGCTCCTCACAGTTCTCTTCCATACAGTGCCTCCTTGCCTCTGCCCATGAGCCACCAGCCTGCCAGCCTCCCTTCGTCACTCACTCACCCCACGCAGCCCGGCCTGGTCCTGCCAGGGAACCTCCCTGAGCCCTTGCTGCCCTTCTCTTCCGCCAGCGCTCAGGGATCGCAGGCTTCACAGAGCAGTCAGAACCCTTTCTTATGA